GCTTACTATGACCTCGGCTGACTTCTGATGGCACCTTGAAGCCATTCTTTATTCTGACTTCTGTTTCCGCTTCGGTATTCTCTCATACCTCTGCCGGATTGCCAGCAGATCTCCCAGGGTAAGGTTATACGCTTTCCATTCATGTAGCCCCGGTATTTACACAACATGGTTCCGTACAGTATAGGGCTTTTGTCTGTGATGCGACATCACCCACCATGCCTTGCCTTGTATACCGTTTCTATTCGTGGGCTCGAATGTTTGCCGCCAGCTTCCTTCAGATTCGTGGTCACCCACGACACCCTTGCCTTTGGCTAATGATACGTACTGCAACGCTCATTCAGGACTTACACCCTAGAGCTTATAACCATGCCTGGCGCACATCAAAAAGGCCTCCAGATTATTCATCTGAAGGCCTTCAATCTTCTGCTAAACCTCCCGGTTTATTTAGCGGAGAACGAGGCATTCGCCCCCCCCGGACCTGTTACAGTCAAAAATCATTCATGGTATGACTGGCCAATTTTGTTCTCAGATCATTCTAACCCAACAAGATATTTCCATCTCGAACAGCCCCAAAATCAAAAAAGCCTCCAGATTTCTCATCTGAAGGCCCCTAGTATTTTGCTAAACTATACAGTTTATTTAGCTGGCTACCGGGGACAACTTTCGAACCGATTTGTGGAAGATTTATCTAAAATATATGTTTTTATTAGCGAAACAAGCTATTGAACTCAGGTTATATAAAACTGTTGTGTACTCATCTATTCTGATTTTACGCTAACTCCAAAGCAAGATTGCTCCTGTTTCGATTGACGGGAATCAAGCTATCAATTTCAATATTATGTACTATTAAACCGTATTTATGGTGAATATTTCCACCAAATGACGCGCTTTTGCGGAAAACATTAGTCAGTTATACCTCAATTCTAATTTTATATTAAACTAAAATTGGGAATATTTTCTTCAATATTTGTATTTTCGATGAAAATATGCATCAAAATGAAGTCAAAAAAGCATATTCTTTTTCCTAAGCAGCAGATTCTACTGGAAGATTTTGGTAACAGGATAGCGCTTGCAAGGAAACGTCGTAAATTAACTGCTACTCAAGTTGCAGAGCGTGCAGCTATTGATAGGGGCACACTAAGAGCGATAGAGCAAGGAAGCCCTTCCGTTTCCATTGGCGCGTTTATAAATGTATTAAGAGTCCTGGGTCTTCAGAATGAAATAACAAAATTGCTGGAAGAGGATCCTATTGGAAGAAAACTACAGGATTTGAGATTACTGAATAAGAACTAATTAATATGGCCAAAACTGATAT
This window of the Chitinophaga sancti genome carries:
- a CDS encoding helix-turn-helix domain-containing protein, giving the protein MKSKKHILFPKQQILLEDFGNRIALARKRRKLTATQVAERAAIDRGTLRAIEQGSPSVSIGAFINVLRVLGLQNEITKLLEEDPIGRKLQDLRLLNKN